One region of Mucilaginibacter gotjawali genomic DNA includes:
- a CDS encoding acyl-CoA thioesterase, whose amino-acid sequence MKGKTPKESHTIMNELVLPNDTNTLHNLMGGRLLHWMDIAAAISAQKHCNRIVVTASVDNVSFKQPIKLGDVITIEAQVSRAFNTSLEVRLDVWAENIPSGTRIKSNEAFYTFVALDQNGRTTQVPEVIPDTIEDMVLYEGALRRRQLRLILAGKMKPNDATELKALFFGEE is encoded by the coding sequence ATGAAAGGAAAAACGCCCAAAGAATCACATACCATCATGAATGAACTGGTATTACCCAATGATACCAATACACTGCATAACTTAATGGGGGGGCGTTTACTGCACTGGATGGATATTGCTGCAGCCATATCAGCACAAAAACATTGTAACCGGATAGTAGTTACGGCATCGGTTGACAACGTATCCTTTAAACAACCCATTAAATTGGGGGATGTAATCACTATCGAGGCACAGGTTTCAAGGGCTTTTAACACTTCCCTCGAGGTAAGGCTGGATGTTTGGGCCGAAAATATCCCTTCGGGCACGCGGATAAAAAGCAACGAGGCTTTTTACACCTTTGTGGCCCTTGACCAGAACGGCCGGACTACTCAGGTACCGGAAGTAATCCCCGACACGATTGAGGACATGGTATTATACGAAGGCGCCCTGCGCAGAAGGCAATTACGGTTAATTTTAGCCGGTAAGATGAAACCCAACGATGCCACCGAGCTAAAAGCGCTTTTTTTTGGCGAAGAGTAA
- the radC gene encoding RadC family protein — protein sequence MAGYENKIGIKSWAEEDRPREKLAGQGRRALTDAELIAILIGSGSRDETAVELSKRILHHYDNDLNKLGKASINELSNFKGIGEAKAISIIAALEIGRRRNDFETKAPDIISSSKDAYNLMRRHLVDLNHEEFWIILTGRSQKVLAKELISKGGLSNTVIDPKVIFGVALQHQASNIILIHNHPSGSLKPSQNDIVLTKQLVSAGNILDIKILDHLIISDQGYFSFADEGLF from the coding sequence ATGGCAGGTTACGAAAACAAGATAGGTATCAAATCATGGGCGGAAGAAGATCGCCCCCGCGAAAAACTGGCGGGCCAGGGCAGGCGCGCTTTAACGGATGCAGAATTGATCGCCATCCTTATCGGCTCGGGCAGCAGGGATGAAACAGCGGTTGAGTTAAGCAAACGCATCCTGCATCATTATGATAACGACCTCAACAAACTGGGCAAAGCCTCCATTAACGAGCTATCCAACTTTAAAGGCATCGGCGAAGCCAAAGCTATCTCCATCATCGCCGCACTGGAGATAGGCCGCCGCAGGAACGATTTTGAAACCAAAGCGCCCGACATTATCAGCAGCAGCAAAGATGCCTACAACCTGATGCGCCGCCACCTGGTTGACCTGAACCACGAAGAGTTCTGGATCATATTAACAGGTCGGTCGCAAAAGGTTTTGGCAAAAGAACTGATCAGCAAAGGCGGTTTATCCAATACTGTTATCGACCCGAAAGTAATCTTCGGCGTAGCATTGCAGCACCAGGCAAGCAATATCATCCTGATCCATAACCATCCTTCGGGCAGTTTAAAACCGAGCCAGAATGATATTGTATTAACCAAACAACTGGTAAGCGCAGGCAATATCCTCGATATAAAAATACTCGACCACCTCATTATCTCCGACCAGGGGTATTTTAGCTTTGCGGATGAAGGGTTGTTTTGA
- a CDS encoding beta-propeller domain-containing protein translates to MKIQFVRVSLTGLLSLCVILPMGLKAQTKQAYTSLEDAIRSAGSLAGNAGPQSVNWTNGGNKYSFIDNDEIRSMDPQTLKDELIFSNKGFTFPGSTKPFNYESFQWSHDSKHLVFKANFRPIYRRSGVADYYIYDLESKQLKRAAKDARTAELSPDGKKVGMERDGNMFVYDFAAAKEKQLTADKTSENGTFNGHYDWVYEEEFGQAQAWNWSPDSRYMAFWQFNERPVPDFQMTNFEGNHPEQVHISIPQVGDPNPSVKIGVIDVATGKKVWMTPDETGDFYIPRIYWTSNPDVLALMTLNRAQNHMKLYFFNVKTGEHHVVLEEKNSTWVAIFNFYTNVNDMVYFPEKSKEFFWVSDRSGYYHIYRYGYDGKLINQVTKGNWDMIKVTGIDAEAKKIYYLSAESGGLYQEPYSINFDGSGETRLFTISGFHDVNMSPNTKYFLDTYSNHTTPTQVTLNDNKGKVLKTLVDNHEVSDYLKAHEYAPETQFKFTASDGAALDGFYIKPANFDPNKNTLWYYWFTAGPNRTRSSTSLVPIPGRNGWPRMVIWLPM, encoded by the coding sequence ATGAAGATTCAATTTGTGCGGGTTAGTTTAACAGGCTTGCTTTCATTATGTGTTATTTTACCCATGGGGCTTAAGGCGCAAACCAAACAAGCCTACACCAGTTTAGAGGATGCTATACGGTCTGCAGGCAGTTTGGCTGGCAATGCTGGCCCGCAAAGCGTTAACTGGACAAACGGCGGGAATAAATATTCTTTCATCGATAACGACGAGATCCGCTCCATGGACCCGCAAACCTTAAAGGATGAACTGATCTTCAGTAATAAAGGATTTACTTTTCCTGGAAGCACTAAGCCATTCAACTACGAGTCGTTCCAGTGGTCGCATGACTCGAAACACCTGGTTTTTAAAGCCAATTTCAGGCCGATCTACCGGCGCTCGGGTGTAGCGGATTATTATATCTACGATTTGGAAAGTAAACAGCTCAAACGGGCGGCAAAGGATGCCCGTACTGCCGAGTTATCTCCTGATGGTAAAAAAGTAGGCATGGAACGCGACGGCAACATGTTTGTTTATGATTTTGCTGCCGCGAAAGAAAAGCAATTAACTGCCGATAAAACCAGCGAAAACGGCACCTTTAACGGTCATTATGATTGGGTGTACGAAGAAGAATTTGGTCAGGCACAAGCCTGGAACTGGTCGCCGGATAGCAGGTATATGGCTTTCTGGCAGTTTAATGAACGGCCGGTTCCCGATTTCCAGATGACTAACTTTGAAGGTAATCATCCCGAACAGGTGCATATCTCGATCCCGCAGGTGGGCGATCCAAACCCATCCGTAAAAATTGGCGTTATTGATGTGGCTACCGGCAAAAAAGTTTGGATGACGCCTGATGAAACCGGCGATTTTTATATCCCCCGCATTTACTGGACCAGCAACCCCGATGTTTTGGCATTGATGACCCTTAACCGTGCCCAAAACCATATGAAGCTGTACTTTTTTAATGTAAAAACAGGAGAGCATCATGTGGTATTGGAAGAAAAGAACAGCACCTGGGTAGCTATTTTTAATTTTTATACCAATGTGAACGATATGGTTTATTTCCCCGAGAAATCAAAAGAGTTTTTCTGGGTATCCGACCGTTCAGGTTATTACCATATTTACCGTTATGGCTATGATGGCAAACTGATCAACCAGGTTACAAAAGGTAACTGGGATATGATAAAGGTTACCGGGATAGACGCGGAAGCGAAAAAGATCTACTACTTGTCGGCAGAAAGCGGCGGCCTTTACCAGGAACCCTACAGCATTAATTTTGATGGGAGCGGGGAGACGAGGCTATTTACTATAAGCGGTTTTCACGACGTAAACATGTCGCCAAATACCAAATACTTTTTGGATACCTATAGCAACCACACCACGCCAACACAGGTTACTTTGAATGATAATAAAGGCAAAGTGCTGAAAACGCTGGTGGATAATCACGAAGTGAGCGATTATTTAAAAGCGCATGAATATGCGCCCGAAACGCAATTTAAGTTTACCGCAAGCGATGGCGCTGCATTGGATGGTTTTTACATTAAACCCGCAAACTTCGACCCAAACAAAAATACCCTTTGGTATTACTGGTTTACGGCGGGCCCGAATCGCACGAGATCTTCGACCAGTTTGGTACCGATACCTGGGCGCAATGGCTGGCCCAGAATGGTTATATGGTTGCCAATGTAA
- a CDS encoding carbohydrate-binding family 9-like protein has protein sequence MKKNIFLFTSFCISFFPLASNAQSPFSAFANMFTMPKSYVVAYAKAPPVIDGDLNDTAWQQAKWTDDFRDIEGDLKPDPRLQTNVKMLWDDSCLYIAAQIHDPNVWAYVKQHDEIVFHDNDFEVFINPNNTTHQYFELEYNALNTVFDLFLNKPYRNGGTPMFSWDAEGMHSAVKVQGTVNDPSAADKGWTIEIAIPFKAISLANNVQVPSEGTLWRINFSRVEWDTRPENGSYVKLKNNGGHNLPEHNWVWSPQGVVDMHCPERWGYLSFTKSNINNTGFSLPYFEQQKRYLWLIYYHEQLWYQQHQGYTASLKAFGLGKQVVINKNRNALSVEATPHQFMAFIRDEKDHITWAINQEGLVHSYK, from the coding sequence TTGAAAAAAAATATTTTCCTGTTCACGTCTTTCTGCATCTCATTTTTCCCCCTGGCGTCCAATGCGCAATCGCCTTTCAGTGCTTTCGCCAATATGTTTACCATGCCAAAAAGCTACGTCGTTGCCTACGCCAAAGCCCCGCCGGTAATTGACGGTGATCTTAACGATACCGCCTGGCAACAGGCCAAATGGACCGATGATTTCCGCGATATTGAGGGTGATTTAAAACCTGATCCGCGGCTGCAAACCAATGTAAAAATGCTTTGGGATGACAGCTGCCTGTATATTGCTGCGCAGATACACGATCCGAATGTGTGGGCGTACGTCAAACAGCATGATGAGATCGTTTTCCATGACAATGATTTCGAGGTTTTTATCAATCCCAATAACACTACCCACCAATATTTTGAACTGGAATACAATGCGCTAAATACGGTGTTCGACCTTTTTTTAAACAAGCCTTACCGAAATGGCGGGACGCCTATGTTTAGCTGGGATGCGGAGGGGATGCACTCGGCTGTTAAGGTACAGGGAACGGTTAACGACCCCTCGGCTGCCGACAAAGGCTGGACCATTGAAATTGCTATTCCATTTAAAGCCATTAGCCTTGCCAACAATGTACAGGTGCCATCAGAGGGTACCTTGTGGCGTATTAACTTTTCGCGGGTGGAGTGGGACACCAGGCCCGAAAATGGCAGCTATGTAAAATTGAAAAACAATGGCGGCCATAACCTGCCGGAACACAACTGGGTTTGGTCGCCGCAGGGCGTAGTGGATATGCATTGCCCGGAACGCTGGGGATACTTGTCGTTCACAAAAAGTAACATAAATAATACAGGCTTTAGTTTGCCATATTTTGAACAGCAAAAGCGATATTTATGGCTTATTTACTACCATGAGCAGCTTTGGTACCAGCAGCATCAAGGTTATACGGCTTCGTTAAAAGCGTTTGGCCTGGGTAAGCAGGTAGTGATAAATAAAAACAGGAATGCCCTTAGCGTAGAAGCTACCCCGCACCAGTTTATGGCTTTTATCAGGGATGAAAAGGATCATATTACCTGGGCAATTAACCAGGAAGGGCTTGTTCACAGCTATAAATAG
- a CDS encoding family 10 glycosylhydrolase: MNKREFLKTGLLVTAASAIGLKSEAAATNVNSKKKKHKNWVWIGPDPKDTEDQLKIRYTGFKAGGITGVFFEADSEKHFRAAKSAGLEAHRWIWTFNRAELLGVHDDWYSRNRNGDSCADKPPYVNYYRWLCPSRPEVQQYLEQQVNDILDKDYVDGIHLDYVRYCDVVLPVNLWGNYHIEQTKELPDYDYCYCDVCRSKFKEQYGTDLSEIQYPEASLSWRLFRYNNIARVVNSLSAIARQHKKLITAAVFPTPEVARRNVRQDWTNFKLDGVCPMIYHGFYKEKVAWIGDAVAEGIHFLSGSFPLYAGLYLSDFKNDDEIRQGIQIALKNGASGVSFFGNVTPSVLDILKQETLG; this comes from the coding sequence ATGAATAAACGTGAATTTTTAAAAACAGGTCTATTGGTTACTGCGGCGTCAGCTATCGGTTTAAAAAGCGAAGCGGCGGCAACTAATGTAAATTCCAAAAAGAAGAAACACAAAAACTGGGTCTGGATAGGCCCTGATCCAAAAGATACTGAGGATCAATTAAAAATACGTTATACTGGTTTTAAAGCAGGTGGAATAACCGGTGTGTTTTTTGAAGCCGACAGCGAAAAACATTTTCGTGCCGCCAAATCAGCGGGTTTGGAAGCGCACCGCTGGATCTGGACCTTTAACCGTGCCGAATTACTGGGCGTTCATGACGATTGGTACAGCAGAAACCGCAACGGCGATTCATGTGCAGACAAGCCTCCCTATGTAAATTATTACCGCTGGCTTTGCCCCTCGAGGCCGGAAGTGCAGCAATACCTGGAGCAACAGGTAAATGATATTTTGGATAAGGATTACGTTGACGGCATCCACCTGGATTATGTGCGCTATTGCGATGTGGTTTTACCTGTAAATCTTTGGGGCAATTACCATATTGAACAAACAAAGGAACTGCCCGATTATGATTATTGCTACTGCGATGTTTGCCGCTCGAAATTTAAGGAACAATATGGTACAGACCTTTCTGAGATTCAATATCCTGAAGCAAGCCTGTCATGGCGCCTGTTCAGGTATAACAATATTGCCAGGGTAGTGAATAGCTTATCAGCTATTGCCCGTCAGCATAAAAAATTAATTACCGCGGCTGTTTTCCCGACACCCGAAGTTGCCCGCCGTAACGTAAGGCAGGACTGGACCAACTTTAAACTGGACGGCGTTTGCCCGATGATCTACCATGGGTTTTACAAAGAAAAGGTGGCCTGGATAGGGGATGCGGTTGCCGAAGGCATCCATTTTTTATCAGGCTCATTCCCGCTTTATGCAGGGCTTTATCTTTCGGACTTTAAAAACGATGACGAAATAAGGCAGGGGATACAAATTGCGTTAAAAAACGGCGCTTCCGGCGTGTCTTTTTTTGGCAATGTTACCCCGTCTGTTTTGGATATTTTAAAGCAGGAAACGTTGGGATAG
- a CDS encoding PAS domain-containing sensor histidine kinase: MSEHVQIPNNINELVASHQELTLFFNAMDEVFFSVDMINFKVIQISSGCEKLYGHKASEFLKNNRLWFELIHPDDKHLLDGEEEVLQRGEKVSKQYRIIRKDKSVRWVENKVLPCLDETGRLIRVDGITRDITESKEAEEKHMQSDAWYRQIVESAQEGIWTIDENEKTNFVNKKMADILGYSADEMMGKELYDFMDEEGKAYAIACMERRRRGSKENLDIRYKTKAGEDVWANISANPIIDETGKYKGALAMVTDITQRKLDEEAIKKSEANLRTIFDNTDSSYILFDADMKILSFNALADRYSIQQNGKQLEVGTHARDYFTAERWSLIKEMLDRVAKGETVSYEVSYQRGDRTTQWNNVRWLAVKDKNNQNWGFILANKDITETKTAALERERITADLIQHIKDLEQFTYIISHNLRAPVANIIGLSEMLMEEDLDQAEKQEVVERISLSIKNMDTVIQDLNQILQARELTNEKKEKIYFLDLVNAIKTSINNTVVGKKIQFNCQFDVDSIFSIRSYLYSILYNLSSNSIKYCKAGVSPVITIESHQLKNKIELRFKDNGKGIDLLKNASELFGLYKRFDTTTEGKGMGLFMVKTQVEAIGGTIKVKSKLGEGTEFVMLFAV; encoded by the coding sequence ATGTCAGAGCATGTTCAGATCCCCAACAATATAAATGAACTGGTCGCCTCGCATCAGGAGCTCACTTTGTTTTTTAACGCGATGGATGAGGTTTTTTTCTCCGTTGATATGATCAACTTTAAGGTTATCCAAATTTCCAGCGGCTGCGAAAAACTTTACGGGCATAAAGCATCCGAATTTCTGAAAAATAACAGGCTGTGGTTTGAGCTGATCCACCCGGATGACAAACATTTGTTGGATGGTGAAGAGGAAGTGTTACAACGTGGCGAAAAGGTTAGCAAGCAATATCGCATCATCCGTAAAGATAAATCGGTACGCTGGGTAGAAAATAAAGTGTTACCCTGCCTTGATGAAACAGGCAGGCTGATCAGGGTCGACGGCATAACACGCGATATCACCGAAAGCAAAGAAGCAGAAGAAAAACACATGCAAAGTGATGCATGGTACCGCCAGATTGTTGAATCGGCCCAGGAAGGGATATGGACGATTGACGAAAATGAAAAGACCAATTTTGTAAACAAAAAAATGGCCGATATTTTAGGCTATAGCGCCGATGAAATGATGGGTAAAGAACTCTATGATTTTATGGATGAGGAGGGCAAAGCCTATGCCATTGCCTGTATGGAAAGGCGGAGGCGGGGATCAAAGGAAAACCTGGATATCCGGTACAAAACCAAGGCAGGGGAAGATGTATGGGCCAATATCTCTGCAAACCCGATAATTGACGAAACCGGCAAATATAAAGGAGCGTTGGCCATGGTGACCGATATAACACAACGCAAACTGGATGAAGAAGCAATAAAAAAATCGGAAGCCAACCTGCGAACCATTTTTGACAATACAGACTCGTCATACATCTTGTTTGATGCTGATATGAAGATATTGTCGTTTAATGCTTTGGCAGATAGATATTCCATCCAGCAAAACGGTAAACAGCTTGAAGTAGGTACGCATGCACGTGACTATTTTACCGCAGAACGATGGTCACTGATCAAAGAAATGCTGGATAGAGTGGCTAAAGGTGAAACAGTTAGCTATGAAGTAAGCTACCAGCGCGGCGACCGGACGACGCAATGGAATAACGTACGGTGGTTGGCCGTAAAGGACAAAAACAACCAAAATTGGGGCTTTATATTAGCCAATAAAGATATTACAGAAACTAAAACCGCTGCCCTTGAACGCGAAAGAATAACAGCTGATCTGATACAGCATATAAAGGATCTTGAACAATTTACCTATATCATTTCGCATAACCTGCGCGCACCTGTGGCAAATATTATTGGTTTGTCCGAAATGTTAATGGAAGAAGACCTTGACCAGGCCGAAAAACAGGAAGTGGTGGAAAGAATCTCTCTCTCGATCAAAAACATGGACACCGTGATCCAGGACCTGAATCAGATTTTACAGGCACGGGAGCTGACGAATGAAAAAAAGGAAAAAATTTATTTTTTGGATCTTGTCAATGCTATTAAAACAAGTATAAATAACACGGTAGTTGGCAAAAAAATTCAGTTCAACTGTCAATTTGATGTCGATTCTATTTTTAGTATCAGGAGCTATCTTTATAGTATTCTTTATAACCTTTCCTCAAATAGTATTAAATACTGTAAAGCCGGCGTTTCGCCGGTAATTACCATTGAAAGCCATCAACTTAAAAACAAGATAGAATTGCGTTTTAAAGACAATGGTAAAGGGATAGATCTTCTTAAAAATGCATCGGAGTTATTTGGCTTGTATAAGCGCTTTGATACCACAACCGAAGGCAAAGGGATGGGCCTGTTTATGGTGAAAACCCAGGTTGAAGCTATCGGCGGAACAATTAAAGTAAAAAGTAAACTCGGCGAGGGTACCGAGTTTGTCATGCTTTTTGCGGTATAG
- a CDS encoding GAF domain-containing protein, whose amino-acid sequence MIIEDLRLQEGQGIIDFTPEINKELQPIVEQAFAITGMPYAFIAFSGGDVVYLRIKYGPIEKSISGHLSFCVHITLHNGALTINDTLLDERFAGSTMVCGDPGIRFFAGVPLITPKGEGIGALCVMGLKPGFLNSHQQMALELLGNQVVKVLEFKVITKMLEKKQNELMEQKKINDEANIRLRSFFESSTNFQVLLGKHGEIIDFNRTAYNFIRMVHKVKPLRGDQLVKYLEPAFVSTFIRLYNQALDGQRAFVEGSTDYEELGLIWWEATFETARNHQDDIIGVSYLIRNVTERKIKEQKIIAQNASLLKIAHIQAHEFRAPLTSIMGLMGLIKEHDYKAPKEYLQLLEQAVQSLDITIRHIVGNIDDAVNLQ is encoded by the coding sequence ATGATTATTGAAGACTTACGTTTACAGGAAGGCCAGGGCATTATTGACTTTACCCCGGAAATAAATAAAGAATTACAGCCTATTGTTGAGCAGGCGTTTGCCATAACCGGTATGCCCTATGCTTTTATTGCATTCTCAGGCGGGGATGTTGTTTATTTACGAATAAAATATGGGCCTATTGAAAAATCGATTTCAGGACATTTGAGCTTTTGTGTTCATATCACTTTGCATAATGGTGCGCTTACTATAAATGATACCCTGCTTGACGAACGTTTTGCCGGTAGTACGATGGTATGCGGGGATCCCGGCATACGATTTTTTGCAGGCGTACCATTGATTACCCCAAAAGGTGAAGGCATTGGTGCGCTTTGTGTTATGGGGCTTAAACCGGGATTTTTGAACTCACATCAGCAAATGGCACTCGAGTTACTTGGAAACCAGGTAGTAAAAGTACTTGAGTTTAAGGTTATCACAAAAATGCTTGAAAAAAAGCAAAATGAATTAATGGAGCAAAAGAAAATTAATGACGAGGCTAATATCAGGCTTCGTTCTTTTTTTGAAAGCTCAACCAATTTCCAGGTACTTTTGGGCAAACATGGCGAAATAATCGACTTTAACAGAACTGCGTACAATTTTATAAGAATGGTGCATAAGGTGAAGCCATTGCGCGGAGATCAGCTCGTTAAATATTTGGAACCTGCATTTGTTTCCACGTTTATCAGGCTGTACAACCAGGCTTTAGATGGCCAGCGGGCTTTTGTTGAAGGATCAACCGACTATGAAGAGTTGGGTTTAATATGGTGGGAAGCTACTTTTGAAACCGCGAGGAATCACCAGGATGATATTATTGGAGTATCTTACCTTATCCGGAATGTAACCGAACGAAAAATTAAAGAACAAAAGATTATCGCTCAAAATGCGTCGCTGTTGAAAATTGCGCACATACAAGCCCACGAGTTCCGGGCGCCCCTTACTTCAATCATGGGGTTGATGGGGCTGATAAAAGAACACGATTATAAGGCGCCAAAAGAATACCTTCAACTGCTTGAACAAGCCGTTCAATCTTTGGACATCACCATAAGGCATATCGTTGGCAATATAGATGATGCGGTAAATCTGCAGTAG
- the chrA gene encoding chromate efflux transporter, with protein MQDNRLKEIARVFLKLGVIGFGGPAVHIAMMEEEVVRKRQWFTHEHFIDLIGATNLIPGPNSTEMALHCGKERGGWKGLLVAGACFILPAVIITAAFAWAYQQYGRLPQVQPFIYGIKPAIIGVILSLMITLGKKTFKNIELGFIGLSCAILAIAGINEVLILFGAGFTGILIYNVRNKFSALNSISPFAMLPALVVSGDGSDWKIFWIFLKVGAILYGSGYVLFAFLDSELVKTGMLSRQTLIDAIAVGQFTPGPVFSSATFIGWQMGGLAGAAKATIGIFLPSFLFVGLLNPLVSWLRKSKAMSAFLDAVNASAIALILAVCVEMGKESVNNWKTVLILVAGIAVSLFNKKLNSAFIIIGGAAAGYLLWLI; from the coding sequence ATGCAAGATAACAGGCTGAAAGAGATCGCCCGCGTATTTCTAAAATTAGGCGTTATAGGTTTTGGCGGTCCGGCGGTACATATTGCCATGATGGAAGAAGAGGTCGTGAGGAAACGGCAGTGGTTTACCCATGAGCATTTCATTGACCTGATTGGGGCCACCAACCTTATCCCCGGCCCAAACTCAACCGAAATGGCTTTGCATTGTGGTAAAGAAAGGGGCGGCTGGAAGGGGTTGCTGGTAGCAGGCGCCTGTTTTATTTTACCGGCGGTGATTATAACAGCAGCATTCGCCTGGGCCTACCAGCAATATGGGCGTTTGCCGCAGGTTCAGCCGTTTATATATGGCATAAAACCAGCCATCATCGGCGTTATACTTTCGCTGATGATCACGCTCGGAAAAAAGACATTTAAGAATATAGAACTAGGGTTCATTGGCCTTTCGTGTGCCATTTTAGCCATTGCGGGTATTAATGAGGTGCTTATCCTTTTTGGAGCGGGGTTTACTGGCATACTGATTTACAATGTCAGAAATAAATTTAGCGCTTTAAATTCTATTAGCCCTTTTGCGATGCTGCCAGCATTAGTTGTTTCCGGAGACGGTTCAGATTGGAAGATTTTCTGGATCTTTCTTAAAGTAGGGGCAATTTTATACGGCAGCGGCTATGTCCTGTTTGCTTTCCTCGATTCGGAGTTAGTAAAAACAGGAATGCTCTCGCGGCAAACGCTGATTGATGCCATAGCCGTCGGGCAGTTTACTCCCGGACCGGTGTTTTCGTCGGCTACGTTTATTGGCTGGCAAATGGGTGGCTTAGCAGGCGCTGCAAAGGCTACCATCGGCATATTCCTGCCCTCATTTTTGTTTGTTGGATTGTTAAACCCGTTGGTTTCATGGCTCCGAAAATCAAAAGCTATGTCGGCGTTTTTGGATGCAGTAAATGCATCCGCTATCGCTTTGATCCTGGCGGTTTGCGTTGAGATGGGCAAAGAGTCCGTAAATAATTGGAAAACCGTTTTGATCCTGGTTGCGGGGATTGCAGTTAGCCTGTTCAATAAAAAGTTAAACAGCGCCTTTATAATTATTGGCGGCGCCGCGGCAGGTTACCTGCTTTGGTTAATATAA
- a CDS encoding S9 family peptidase, producing MVLLVYGGPESHEIFDQFGTDTWAQWLAQNGYMVANVNNRGSANYGSGFMKSVYKQLGKLESSDFVDLARYLAKNMSVDSTKMAIMGTSYGGYSTTYTLLTHPGVFKVGIANSPVTDWRLYDDVYTERYMAPLNENKAGYIKSADMTYAANLKDHLLLIHSMSDDNVHPANTMQLLTALTNAGKDVDLRIYPPGAHGAAYNWQSYLLIENVSFQYLERYLKSNYDLPNLNEAK from the coding sequence TTGGTATTACTGGTTTACGGCGGGCCCGAATCGCACGAGATCTTCGACCAGTTTGGTACCGATACCTGGGCGCAATGGCTGGCCCAGAATGGTTATATGGTTGCCAATGTAAATAACCGGGGCTCGGCTAATTATGGCAGCGGTTTTATGAAATCGGTTTACAAGCAATTGGGCAAACTGGAAAGCAGCGATTTTGTTGACCTGGCACGCTACCTGGCAAAAAACATGTCGGTTGATAGCACCAAAATGGCCATTATGGGAACCAGCTATGGCGGTTACAGCACTACCTACACACTGTTAACCCATCCAGGCGTGTTTAAGGTGGGTATAGCGAACAGCCCGGTTACCGACTGGCGTTTATATGATGATGTTTATACCGAGCGTTATATGGCCCCGCTGAATGAAAACAAAGCAGGTTACATCAAAAGTGCGGATATGACCTATGCTGCTAACCTGAAAGATCATTTATTACTCATTCATTCCATGAGCGATGATAACGTTCACCCGGCTAATACGATGCAATTGTTAACCGCATTAACCAATGCAGGTAAGGATGTGGACTTGAGGATCTATCCTCCCGGTGCCCATGGTGCGGCATACAACTGGCAAAGCTACCTGCTGATTGAAAATGTAAGTTTTCAATACCTGGAGCGCTATTTAAAAAGTAATTACGATCTGCCGAATCTGAATGAAGCAAAATAA